Sequence from the Cucurbita pepo subsp. pepo cultivar mu-cu-16 chromosome LG02, ASM280686v2, whole genome shotgun sequence genome:
ACAAAAGATACATGGAAAATAATAGGTAAGATCTtcctaataaatattatattaaacgATTTAGAGGATCAAGTGCTATTATAATGTTTTCATCAACAATCGATGTATTTGAGACAGCTGTactacaaaaatcaaaatcatactatatgtttttttattcaacgacgacaaaaaggtaaaaattccaaccaaatataaatttaggtAATTATCGTGTTAAAGTTTTGTAATGTAGTTAGATTATGCAACTTTAAGAGTATGTTTGAATCGAAGTAGACAAAAAGAGGGGTGAAGGACAAAGGAAAGAGCGATGCCTACATTAAATCAATTGATTCGTTatgatagagaagaaaaacgGCACACGGACCGTATTCGAGCTTCAGATCAATGTCCCCAAAAGCAAGAAGTACGCCCGCGTCTTTCAACAAGAACACCGAAAAAGCCTAATCTAGCTCCACGTAAGATAGCCAAAGTACGGTTGAGCAATCGACATGATATATTTACTCACATTTCGGACGAAGGTCATAATTTTAACTCATTTGTTGCATTTGATAGATAACAGTTTAGACGACTTGCTCAATTTTCTCCGAAGCATTTTTAACTATTGAACTCTTTGTATATGAGAATCGACTTCAAAATTACATTGCCGATGTGAGCTCAAATCTCGAATTTGTTGAATAAAAAAGTGCAAGTGTTATTGCACCAAAAATGATtctaataaatagaaattaagtCTATCTAATGGTTTATCAAATGTTCGATCACACGATCGAATGAGAGATCAATGGATAAATGGTTTGTCTCATAGCATATATTAACAAAGATTTACGTGACAAGTTAGacaataaaatctaaaaaacatattaataatGTTGTCATGGGAACCTTTGAACCAACCAAATGTTATTTGTTTACAATAACATAGAACCCAGAAATTGGGAGAGACAGCATCAGTAGCATAGCAGTTTTAGTACTGAACTGATGAGCAGTGCACTCATAGTTCATCACCTAATCCACCTCTCCACCAGGCATGAGAACTTACTGCTACTACTGATGTTGCAGCCATCAGTAGTATCGATGTTCCAAGTCCAGGAAAGCTTTTCCAATGTAGCCAAAGCACAAAGGAAGAAATTTATATCATAGCAGAAACAAATTCCAGATGAGCCTTCGTTCAAATAATACAATCCAACACCTCAAAAATTCGAATTTAATGTTAAAGCTACAACATTACACAGAAACTCGTGCACATACACCCTGAAAGTACaattaatacattttatgCCCCTATCTGTGTGCCTTTCAAATCACAACCTCCGTCTTTTTTCGGTATCATTCATGCATTGTGCACAAAGGAAAGCAAAGAAAACCAAATCATACTATACTATACTAGGGGGATCACCAGCCCACCTACAAATGGCTCGAGCCCAGCGTGTTCGGATGCAATCAACCAGCGGGGCATGTTGAGACGGTTCTGGTTTAGAAACCTCGACATCTTTACCAGAAGACTCGTTTCCTCCTGAGGCAGATGAAACAGCTACATCTGCCATGAATTCCTCTGGAGTCCACCTTGGTGGAACCGAAACCCTCAATTTGGTGAGCCGAGGTCTTTGTATTGCAGTCTCACCTCCACATCCAAATTGGTTTCCGTTCAAATCGGACTTGGCAATCCCATTAAAATGGTAAAGATCAAACACTTTTTTACCCATCAATCCTGTCGAATCCTTCAGGCCTCCGAAGCTTTTGTCCAAGTCCAGAATTACCTGCCAGAATTCACTCCACACTATAAATCCTGTACTGCAAAGATGATCAACTTTCTCAGGTTGAAGTTTGATATTGGTTTCCCTGAGAACTAGATGAAAGCCTTCTACACTGATGAAACCACCACCTCCACTCTGGTCTTGGGCGTCGAATGCTTTTCGTATTTGTGACTCCCTTTCCTCCAGTTCATTCTCATCCTGTACCGAGGTGTCGAGAGCGAAAAGAACCGTGTAGTGTGACTCACTCCCAACCACCCATATGGGCCATTTTGGGCATTTAAGAAATTGGCCAACTTTACAGAAATTGAGAGATTCCAAAAGTGTGAGGAACCCAACTTCCACGCTTTTAGATATACCTTTTAGGAACATCCCACCACCTAAGTCCATCCTTCCATCAAACACATTAGGGACGGCTTGTCCACAGAGCAGTAGGTTCACAATCTCCTGTTTCATGATAATATAAATTGCATAAATATCGTACAGAAACCAAAGGAAATTacataattcaataataaaaaaataaaaaatgcatATCAAAGAACCTGTGATGCATGTCCAAATGGAGCAGTGACAAGAGGGAGGCTTGGATCATCCCTGTCTGCTTGTACCATATCCTACAGAAGTAAAATTAAACTGGCATTCACAACATAAAGATCCTAAAGAAAATCATCAGAAACTATCATCCATAATGCAAAGTTCAATTcacatatcaatattttcCCTCCACAGAAAGAAATGACAGAAATTGTTAAGTTTGTGGAGAAATACAAAACCAATAATTAGGACTCACAATGTAGGCAGGCACTTGTAcatcatataaattttatttcagcACATGACGACAGATCTACATAAATACATTCATCACCATTTTTGCGAGTTCTATTAAAGACATGAGCATGATAAGACAAAATGGATAAGCATTGTACTACCAAATCCCTCCTCTTATctatttttcttccctttgtTTTGGATAAGAACAAGAGTTTCATCATGTTTTGACTTTCTAGAACAATATCTAAGTTCTAGCCACCTTCTACTGCAAACGAACAAGtctcaatttcaataataaaagaagCATATCAATTTGTTGGTCCTAAAATCTTATATTCACAAGAAAACTCAAGTCCCATTACTAGTTGAATGAACAAGATCTAACAAAAATACCAGTCCTCGCGAAAGTAAAGCAGAAATCAGGAATAGCAGGGCGCCCATACGACTCTGGAAGACAGGAAGAGCTGCATCAAGACTCTGTAATGCACTTTCCTGTGATGTGCACGTGGTGACTCTCAGCACTTTCTGCAAATCCGAGCCTGATTCAATTGAAAGACCTTCAAATGCATTTGACATTATCTGTGGgacagaaaaatataaatcacatcaagaataaaactaaaaacaagcTCTTGATGGTCCAACAAGAAAGTGCAATCACTGGATTCAAGCATGACCAACTGATTCTGCAGAACACATCAATATCGAGCCAAATCTAATATACCTCGTTTCCTGGACTGTATCCAGATCCTTCAACACTGTTTCCGGGCACACTTAAAGTTGCTATTACAGCATTTCTATTAGCTCCACATAGAAACAATATCTCACCCATGCTTCTGATCAAAGCCCTGCGAAAAGAAGTTTACATCCCTTGAGTAGACAATTTCTAAGCATTTAACTTTTGACCattatccttaaaaaaaaagtgataatTGCTAGGGCAGTTGCATATAAATTTCTGTTGTGACTTACAATTTCTATCAAGTAAAAAGAAACCTTTTGAGAAATtggtatatttatttcaagtAAGAAATTGAAACCCTCATTTGCCTGGATTGGTTCCAGAATTCCTTGATGATGAGATGGAAATAGGAAAACATTGCCTATGATTAAGACCATGCCTCCAAGATAAAGAATTCAATCTCAAGAGAAGTACAGTTTTACCCCATGCAGTCTTCCCATGGTATGTAGTTTCACATGGTGTGGCACTTTCCACGACAAAGAATGGTTTCTACAAATATAAACACATGCACATGTACAATGTGCCCGCAGTCATGCATGTTATGTgtataaatgtttaaaataactaAAGGTAGCCTTAAGACTTTATTGTCTTTTATTCGGAGAGGCACTGCATAAGCCTTGGGATGAGGcaaaaaacttaatttagaCCAAAAAGAGTATAGAATAAAATGAGTTGGCCTAATCATTACACAAAGCATATAGCTCCAAACTTCAGCACATTTGTATTCTTAAGCATGCCTGAGTGTTTAACACTCATTAAGGACTTGGAAGGATTATTTTGCACCTGTTTATGCAAAATGCAGGATGGGTGGATTTCTGACCTTAACTAGTTTGTACAATATTCACGGTTGTGATATGTGGAACACCAGCTTCAGAatatcaaaagtaaaaaaacacatcaatatatttttatgcaCAATGCAGAGCGGGTGGGTTTCGACTTCAACAAGTTTTGTACTCAAGATTCTAATGCATGTATTATACGAAAGGACATTGCCTTTCATATGGCACTTAAATTATCCTCatccattaaaataaaatgcaagAGATGAGAAACTCATTGCCGGAAAGATAATTTCTAAGCTTAATGAGAAACCTTGAAACTCCAAATGGTGGCCAGAAAATGATATAATACATAAAAATTGCAACTAAATATGCATTTGTACAAGAATGCATGTATTGAAGGATCTAGCTTGCTCAAGTACACAAGTTCTTCAAGCAGGAAAATTAACAAACTGAACACCAACACCAACATATTTCCATCGAAACATTTGAGCCTCTACCAAACCTGGAAAAGAGATTATTTACCACACAAAGATTAATCACCTTCTTTTCACATCTTCAGTAAGAGCAGCAAAATTATTTGATGCAACACATTCACTTTTAGACAATCTACTTGAACCTGAATTCTGTGCCAAATTTGATGCAATTTTACCAAATTCgtggggaaagaaaagaatgttCTTCAGAACAAACGCCTGTCATAACAAAACCAAATAggcataaataaaattaattatagacCAAGCCATGAATGTAAATTGAGAATATCAGACAATTAAGATGGCACACAATCATAATAAAGACTACAAAATACCTAAACAGTAGATAAAGATGTCatcaaattatcaaattatcaaattatctaaaaaGTAGATTCATTTGTATCATGCAAAATGGAAATATTCAAAAGAAGGTAAAATAATCCTTACAAGTCCCATATTTAGATATGCAGTCAAGAGGAGTCTATTTAATCAAAAGCCTTAACGAGTTAACCCCAAATTTGGCAGCCACAACTCTTCGACATATAGGTCTTTTTTAAGAGTGAATCTCCATGGCCATTTTACAAGAAAGGCAAGATTCTTACTATGAAGATTACTAAAACCCAATCCTCTAAAAGGCATAGGAGGTTTCAACTTGTTCCAAGCTACCAAATGGGATCCACCATTGGATTCTTTATTACCCTAGTAGAAGTTCAAGCACCACTTAGATTTTTAAGTAATAGACAGAACACCTTCTCAGGGAACCAAGACATGAACATGTAATGCATGGGTAAGTTTAAGAGAGAGGTCTGTAAAAGTACGGACATTCTGCCTCAGGAGAGCAAAATCCATTTCTAGTTTGAGGCTTATTAAGAATTTTCACAAAATAACCCTATAGAACTTGGTACTTTAAGGTTCTCCATCACGAGGACGCCATACATAAACCATAGCCAATGTTCAACACCACAACCCACCCAATCTACCAAACCACTAATATCTGTAGTTGATACCTTCAATTTTAGACTTGTGAGGTTAATGTTAAAGACAGAAGGTGCCTCAGAAACTTTAATAAcgttaaagaaattaaacttTTCCATGTTGATGAAGGAGAAGAATGGTGACATCATTAGACTAAATGTTATTGATAAGAAGCTTTTCCCTACATTGAATCACTCCAAATGGACAAAATCAAGGCCTCTAACAAGTAATCTGCTACAGCAATCAACAATGCCATGGAAAAGGGAGGTGAGACTTAACAGCCTatctaattttctttgattatagAGTTATTCCATTCTCCATTAATAATACTTGAGAACTTTGCACTCGAATGACATGTTATCCACGTTCTCAAACAAGAGCTTAAGTCTTTTTAACTTCTTAAATGGCTATTACAATTCTAATCTACCTTATCGAAAAGCTTCTCAAACCTCAAGATCAAGGTTGataacttctttttctttctcttccaaTCATCAATGAGTTCCTTTTCAATTAAACAGGAACcaacaattttctttccatCAACAATTAAAGATTAGAAATCAGTGAAATGCAGTAGGGACTTGGTGGGactatttttattctttcaaccAGAACATTGGAAATAACTTAATAAAGGTGAGTGATGAGACTAATATAGGTCCACTCTCTTAGGATcttctttttaaaagataagatAGATGTAAGTTTCATTTATACTGGCaatcataattcaaattagTGTTTTTATCACAGCCATTTTATctggcattttttttcttcaaattttcctCTTTACAAAGCAAATATTTAACCCCACATTTAAGAGTTCTCTGATATACTCTTCGATCATCAAGCACAATATCGTCCACAAGATTATCCAAATGTTTAAGATTATCAATAATAGCAAGTATAAGTATCAATGTTTCCTTACACTTCCTAGTTCCACAAATATTAAAGAGGCTTTGAAGAATTCTCTTCGAAGTTCTACCCCAACCTTTCAAGTCCTCACATTAGGCACCAAATCCgctaattctttttttctaccAGAACAATACATCG
This genomic interval carries:
- the LOC111787632 gene encoding ubiquitin carboxyl-terminal hydrolase MINDY-3, producing the protein MADQEEEDLRTALRMSMQQLSPPEPKRSKPRDSPVGAPTFSSEESSEVKTRRMQRELMAAAAEKRMLASKSYSEAVGSASKSVKKEKEFSVKDVNLGKKMLESEANQLFSMVFGDEVSKEILAQWSNQGIRFSPDPETSMGLVQHEGGPCGVLATIQAFVLKNILFFPHEFGKIASNLAQNSGSSRLSKSECVASNNFAALTEDVKRRALIRSMGEILFLCGANRNAVIATLSVPGNSVEGSGYSPGNEIMSNAFEGLSIESGSDLQKVLRVTTCTSQESALQSLDAALPVFQSRMGALLFLISALLSRGLDMVQADRDDPSLPLVTAPFGHASQEIVNLLLCGQAVPNVFDGRMDLGGGMFLKGISKSVEVGFLTLLESLNFCKVGQFLKCPKWPIWVVGSESHYTVLFALDTSVQDENELEERESQIRKAFDAQDQSGGGGFISVEGFHLVLRETNIKLQPEKVDHLCSTGFIVWSEFWQVILDLDKSFGGLKDSTGLMGKKVFDLYHFNGIAKSDLNGNQFGCGGETAIQRPRLTKLRVSVPPRWTPEEFMADVAVSSASGGNESSGKDVEVSKPEPSQHAPLVDCIRTRWARAICRWAGDPPSIV